The DNA sequence GGCTTGGTCTTGCGATTTGCGAGAAACTGGTCAATTTAATGGACGGCGATATCACCATTGACTCAGAACCCGGTCTTGGCAGTGAGTTTGCGGTGCGTATTCCTCTTTATCATGCGCGTTATCCCAAGCCATCATCGGCAGAGGCGTGGCGCGGTAAAGTGTGCTGGGTACAGGTGCGTAATGCGCTGATGGAGCGTTACCTGTTTACCTTGTTGCAAGGCATGGGGATTGAGGCACGGCGTTATGATGAACGTAGCCTGAGTAACGGCGAAGATGTGTTGATTGTTGATACGCCGGTAACGTCGGCGGGTAACATGCGCGCATGTATTGAACTGAGCGGAACACAGGCGGGGGCAGCACAGGAGCGTCAGCCGGGTTACTGGTTGCACAGCACCGCCGCTCCCCACGATTTGCCATTACTGTTACAGCGCATCTACCGTGGCGAAGAGGCTTTACCGGCAACGCTACCCGCCTCGCCACTGGCGACCTATAGCCGTTCGGAAAATGAGGGCGTGCGTGTTTTGGTGGTGGATGATCATCCGATTAACCGGCGCTTGCTGGCCGATCAACTCGGTTCGCTGGGGTATCAGGTGATAACGGCCAATGACGGGCTGGATGCGTTGGATGTGCTGGCGAAGAACCCGGTAGATATCGTGCTTACCGATGTGAATATGCCGAACATGGATGGCTACCGCTTTACTGAGCGCCTGCGTGAAATGCAGCTCACTTTCCCGGTCATTGGTGTTACGGCGAATGCGCTGGCCGAGGAGCGGCAGCGTTGCCTGCAGGCCGGGATGGATAATTGCCTGTCAAAACCCGTCACGCTGGATACGCTGCAACAATCGTTGGCGTACTACAGCAATCTGGTGAAACAAAAGGCGGCGACATCAGGGGAGTAATGGCATTGTTGGTAAACACTGGCGGCGAGGCATCGCGCGCCAGTTTTATCCTGCGCCAGGCGATTATTCTTTATCGGACGGAGGGGAAATACCGACAGATGAAAGGTAATTAAGCAGCGCGATATCGTTATCAACGCCCAGTTTAGTCATGGCTGACTTTTTCTGACTGCTGATGGTTTTGATACTGCGGTTTAGTTTCCTGGCAATTTCCGTGACTAAGAAACCTTCGGCAAACAGGCGTAATACTTCGCTCTCTTTGGGTGACAGGCGTTTATCGCCATAACCGCTGGCACTGATCTTTTCCAGCACTTTAGTGACGCTTTCAGGCGTAAATTTCTTACCTTTTTGCAGGGCGGCCAGCGCTTTAGGTAAATCGGTCGGCGCGCCTTGTTTTAGCACAATGCCTTCAATATC is a window from the Dickeya lacustris genome containing:
- the rcsB gene encoding response regulator transcription factor RcsB, which produces MSNLNVIIADDHPIVLFGIKKSLEQIEWINVVGEFEDSTALINHLPKLDANVLITDLSMPGDKYGDGITLIKYIKRHFPHLSIIVLTMNNNPAILSAVLELDIEGIVLKQGAPTDLPKALAALQKGKKFTPESVTKVLEKISASGYGDKRLSPKESEVLRLFAEGFLVTEIARKLNRSIKTISSQKKSAMTKLGVDNDIALLNYLSSVGISPPSDKE